A genomic region of Rheinheimera sp. MMS21-TC3 contains the following coding sequences:
- a CDS encoding carboxypeptidase-like regulatory domain-containing protein — protein MFFVLSPQVNADMFSWFTKTELELSPEVKGIVTLHGKPIAGAKIIRTLTYSDKRFIDATTTDEQGHFQLPVKVVKLRVSSMFDTAVTQSLDVEHKNELINIWTAGTTNTLNYDSIHKLLSDMKCELTSPEMRLEIPRATPQSPPLGVGSLCTFKHDKIILEKELWK, from the coding sequence ATGTTTTTTGTTTTATCACCACAGGTTAATGCAGATATGTTTAGTTGGTTTACAAAGACTGAGTTGGAGTTATCACCTGAGGTTAAGGGAATTGTCACATTGCATGGAAAACCTATTGCTGGTGCAAAAATCATTCGGACACTGACTTATAGCGATAAGAGGTTTATTGATGCGACTACTACCGATGAACAGGGCCATTTTCAATTGCCGGTTAAAGTAGTAAAGCTAAGAGTTTCATCAATGTTTGATACAGCTGTTACACAAAGTTTAGACGTTGAGCATAAAAATGAATTAATTAACATTTGGACTGCTGGTACAACTAATACACTGAATTACGATAGCATTCATAAATTATTATCTGACATGAAATGTGAGCTAACCTCTCCAGAGATGAGACTAGAAATCCCTAGGGCTACACCTCAATCTCCTCCTCTCGGCGTTGGAAGTTTATGTACTTTTAAACATGATAAAATCATTTTAGAAAAGGAATTATGGAAATAA
- a CDS encoding carboxypeptidase-like regulatory domain-containing protein → MTPLRLALISIIIGASPVLIALLGSLLANVLNCEQKSGGVSSCYVFGKDISGVLYAMMMAHWLFIFTGGIAVFGIIASLLWAYISFKWAMIIIFAPFTFGLVAAALSYLPILTGFRAVDIELSPNITGILTDNGEPVEGAILVRQLEYGTYADHTTITDENGQFSFPAHSIRSFRPGWFAERRKPTLAKHGIFMRKDNEHINLFSWQSHYTLLQHPISEVLSHLHCELAKEPEQYATDSTVEPLYVSALCNLPAEYNSRYN, encoded by the coding sequence ATGACACCACTTCGCCTTGCTTTAATCAGTATTATTATTGGTGCTTCACCCGTTTTAATCGCATTATTGGGGTCATTACTTGCTAATGTGCTTAATTGTGAGCAAAAAAGCGGTGGTGTCAGTTCTTGCTATGTGTTTGGTAAGGACATTAGTGGTGTGCTGTATGCCATGATGATGGCGCATTGGTTATTTATTTTTACTGGTGGTATTGCGGTATTTGGTATTATCGCTAGCTTGTTGTGGGCTTATATTAGTTTTAAATGGGCCATGATTATTATTTTTGCCCCTTTTACTTTTGGCTTAGTAGCAGCAGCGCTTTCTTATCTGCCAATACTGACAGGCTTTCGTGCAGTAGATATTGAACTGAGCCCTAATATAACCGGTATTTTAACCGATAATGGTGAGCCTGTAGAGGGAGCTATATTAGTTCGTCAACTAGAGTATGGTACTTACGCAGATCACACTACTATAACCGATGAAAATGGCCAATTCAGTTTTCCTGCTCATAGCATCCGCTCATTTCGGCCTGGTTGGTTTGCTGAGCGTAGAAAGCCAACTTTAGCTAAACATGGTATTTTTATGCGCAAAGACAATGAGCATATCAATTTATTCTCATGGCAAAGCCATTATACATTGCTACAACATCCTATTAGTGAGGTTTTAAGCCACTTACACTGCGAGCTAGCAAAAGAGCCTGAGCAATATGCAACTGATAGCACTGTTGAACCTTTATACGTTTCCGCTTTATGTAACCTACCAGCTGAATATAATTCTAGATATAACTAG
- a CDS encoding lipase family protein: protein MNELTPLMAASLADAVYKLKKNGQEKVFTDALSLLVTKNFDFDLANHRITGVSGSIVSRLFNQKTGFAAIGKGKASYAGDHVVAIRGTDGLKDIITDLHIGLTGGDNNSLVHAGFNKVFQSIKPALEQSLTPLLASNGTGTVHCVGHSLGGALAHITADWVKRRYKNRVCLYTFGSPRVGLDGFSIKTTGNIDKIFRCTHASDPIPLIPLWPFMHAPYKSPEILLNSAPGLRASGHSMGANGTPGYLNTANSNSWDSLQSQSTELFKETELRYPDRHQVSFTSYWAHRINNALITLLKKAGMLPLIYAQAKIGTYLTFYDMLASTIEKIAKLPGDNFPAQTLGLLGHMLVFAGKGAVKVVDLSYQFIRWVFEVTVGALMRMARQALESIN from the coding sequence ATGAACGAGCTGACTCCCCTCATGGCTGCATCTTTAGCAGATGCCGTCTACAAACTGAAAAAAAATGGTCAAGAAAAAGTATTTACTGATGCACTATCTCTTCTAGTTACAAAAAATTTCGATTTTGATTTAGCAAACCATCGCATTACTGGGGTGTCGGGCAGTATTGTTTCTAGACTGTTTAACCAAAAAACAGGCTTTGCTGCTATTGGTAAAGGCAAAGCTTCATATGCTGGAGATCATGTTGTCGCTATCCGCGGTACTGACGGATTAAAAGATATTATTACAGATTTACATATCGGTTTAACGGGTGGTGATAATAATTCATTAGTACATGCCGGTTTTAACAAAGTATTTCAAAGTATAAAACCAGCTTTAGAGCAAAGCCTTACCCCTTTGTTAGCAAGCAATGGGACTGGCACTGTACACTGTGTAGGTCACAGTTTGGGTGGAGCACTAGCACACATTACGGCAGATTGGGTTAAGCGAAGATATAAAAATCGTGTTTGCCTATATACTTTTGGCTCGCCCAGAGTTGGTTTAGATGGTTTTTCTATAAAAACAACAGGGAACATTGATAAAATTTTTCGCTGTACCCATGCTAGTGATCCCATACCGTTAATTCCACTATGGCCCTTTATGCATGCGCCTTATAAATCTCCAGAAATTTTACTAAACTCTGCACCTGGCTTACGCGCTTCAGGCCATAGCATGGGAGCTAATGGCACGCCAGGTTATTTAAATACTGCAAACAGCAATAGTTGGGATTCATTACAAAGCCAGTCTACTGAATTATTTAAGGAAACTGAACTTAGATACCCTGATCGGCATCAAGTTAGTTTCACTTCCTACTGGGCACACCGCATAAATAATGCTTTGATTACACTACTGAAAAAAGCGGGTATGCTGCCATTAATATACGCTCAGGCTAAAATTGGTACCTATCTTACGTTTTATGACATGCTGGCATCGACTATTGAAAAAATAGCTAAACTACCAGGTGACAATTTCCCCGCTCAAACATTAGGGCTTTTAGGCCATATGTTAGTATTTGCAGGTAAAGGTGCAGTTAAAGTAGTTGATTTATCTTATCAATTTATTCGCTGGGTATTTGAGGTTACGGTAGGCGCCTTAATGCGTATGGCAAGGCAAGCCTTAGAAAGCATTAATTAA
- a CDS encoding carboxypeptidase-like regulatory domain-containing protein, whose product MRHFTLWLKPLFLLAIVFSSILFIVISPQVNADMFSWFKRTELELSPEINGTIKLNGKPVAGATVHRYLSYGDKDFNDNITTDIDGRFKFPVKTVKIRVSPMFDTWVSQLLIVESAKQKVKIWSTGATNTLTYNSVHQLLSSLDCELTSAEMKIGIPRTNPLSPPLWLVSNCNFEHDNIIIEKELNE is encoded by the coding sequence ATGCGCCACTTTACTCTTTGGCTAAAGCCGTTGTTTTTACTCGCGATTGTTTTTAGCTCCATATTATTTATTGTTATATCACCACAGGTTAATGCAGATATGTTTAGTTGGTTTAAAAGGACAGAATTAGAGTTGTCCCCCGAGATAAATGGCACAATCAAGTTAAACGGTAAGCCGGTTGCCGGTGCAACGGTGCACAGGTATTTATCATATGGTGATAAAGATTTTAATGATAACATCACAACAGATATTGACGGCCGATTTAAGTTTCCAGTTAAGACAGTAAAAATCCGAGTTTCACCTATGTTTGACACTTGGGTATCACAACTTTTAATTGTTGAAAGTGCAAAGCAAAAAGTGAAGATTTGGTCAACAGGAGCGACCAATACACTTACCTATAACAGTGTGCATCAACTATTGTCTAGCTTGGACTGCGAGCTGACGTCGGCTGAAATGAAAATTGGCATACCAAGAACTAATCCTCTATCACCTCCACTTTGGCTAGTTAGCAACTGTAATTTTGAGCACGATAACATCATAATCGAAAAGGAATTGAATGAATGA